The genome window TGGCAGCAAATTGATAGCCTTCTTGAGGGCGAATTTGCACCAGCAGATCTTCTGGAATCAAGCTGATCTTACTACCTTCCAAATTGATGTCAAATGTCCGGTTATCCGCAAAGGCGCTCAATGCCTCCGTGGCATCTGCCTGCTCCAAATAGGCGGCTATAGCTTTCATCTGCTTGCCATATTTGGGTCCCATCACCTTGAACTGAGGCTTTAGATCGTATTGCACAAAATTGCTATCTTCCTCTACATATAGGATGTTGTGAATATTCACTTCTTCCTGCACCAAGTCAAGCATCTTATCTAATGAAGTACGCAACTTTGCGGGGACATACATTTCGCCTAAGGGTTGGCGAATCTTAATATTAGCCTCGCCGCGCGCAGTTCTGCCCAAAGACACAACGTCTATCACTGTTTGCATATCTGTTTCCAACCCAAGTTTGATATATTGAGCTTGGCTTTGGGGATAGCTTTCAAGATGCACGCTTTCTCCTCCACCCAGACCCTGATATATCTCTTCGGCTAAATATGGTACAAATGGCGCTATCAACTTGCACACCTCTAAAAGTACCATGTGCAGAGTGCGATACGCTTCCACCTTATCCTTACTAAGCTCAAAGCTCCAGAATCTGCGGCGACTGCGGCGTACATACCAATTTGACAGCTCATCTATTACAAAATCTTGTATAGCTCGCACGGCTTTGGAAAACTCATATATCTCAATATGGGTACGAATGTTCTTGGTTAGGGTGTGTAACCGTGAAATTATCCAGCTATCTATTTCTGCCTCACGTTCCCACTCATAGGGATACTTTGAGGCATCAAAACCATCAATATTGGCATAGGTAGCATAAAACGAATACACATTCTTCAAGGTACCAATAAATTTACTTTGAATTTCTCGCACACCATCTTCATCAAAACGAGTAGGAACCCAAGGTGGGCTAACCTCCAAGAGATACCAGCGGATGGCATCTGCTCCGTAGGTATCCATCAATTCGATAGGATCTACGGTATTGCCTTTGCTCTTACTCATCTTCTGACCCTTTTTGTCCAAGATCAGATCGTTCACCAAGCAACTCTTGTAAGAAGATTTCCCCTTCAATAAAGTCGAAATCGTCAGCATGCTATAAAACCAGCCCCGTGTTTGATCTATCCCCTCCGAAATAAAATCTGCCGGAAATAGCTTTGTATCGAAGATTTCCTTATTCTCAAAAGGATAGTGCCACTGGGCAAAAGGCATTGAACCGCTATCGAACCAGCAATCTATAACTTCTGGAGTGCGGTGCATTACAGAGCCACATTTATCGCATTTTAATACGATTTCATCTATGTAAGGGCGGTGGAGCTCGATATTGTGATCTATTTCCTCTCCATTTTCTTTTCTACCGCGTTTTACCAATTCGGCTATAGAACCAACGCTACTCTTCGCAGAGCATTCATCACACACCCAAATATTGAGCGGAGTGCCCCAGAAGCGATCTCGGGAAAGCGCCCAATCCACATTGTTTTCCAACCACTCTCCAAAACGCTTCTCACCCACAAAGGAAGGATACCATTTTATCTTGCGGTTTTCGGCTATAAGCTGTTCCTTAAAAAGCGTGGTACGGATATACCAACTCTCTCTTGCATAATAGATTAACGGACTGCTACAACGCCAACAGTGGGGATAGTTGTGCTTTATCTGCTCTCTACGATATAAAGCACCTGTTTCTTTTAGGTTGCGGATAATCTCCTTATCGGCAGATTTTACGAACAACCCCGCCCATGGGCTTACTGATTCATTGAATTTACCCTCTCCGTCAACCGGATTTACAAAGGGTAGATTGTATTTTTGAGCTAAAGAATAGTCATCGGCTCCAAAGGCTGGAGCTGTATGTACCACTCCCGTGCCATCACTCATCGTAACATAATCTGCACATCCAATAAACCAGGCGGGTTTATCTACCGGTACAAATTGGAATAATGGCTCATAGCGACGGTGTTCAAGATCTTTTCCTTTCATCTGACTGATGATCTCGTATTCGCCGTCTAAAACTTCTAACCTGGCTTTTGCCAAGATCAACCGTTGGTCCTGGTGCACCACCACCACATAATCTTCATCCGGATGTACCGCCAAAGCTACGTTTGAGATAAGGGTCCAGGGAGTGGTAGTCCAAGCCAGATAATAGGTGTTTTCTTCGTCAATGGCTTTAAACCGCACATACACAGAGGGATCCTCAACGTCTTTATAGCCCTGTGCCACTTCATGAGAAGAAAGCGGAGTTCCACAGGAAGGACAGTATGGCACAATTTTGTACTCTTTATATATAAGATCTCTCTGGAAAAAATTGTTCAGTATCCACCACACCGATTCGATGTATTTGTTGTCTAGAGTAATGTAAGGATTATCCAAATCTATCCAATACGCCATTAGCTCGGTCATGTGACGCCAGAGTTTTTCGTAGGAAAATACAGAATCACGGCATTTGGCGCAAAAGGCTTCTTCACCATATTCAATGATGCCTTGTTTATCTTCCAAACCCAGCATTTTTTCCACTTCAATTTCCACCGGCAAGCCATGTGTATCCCATCCGGCTTTTCTTTTTACCAGGTGTCCGGTCATGGTTTTATATCTGCACACCACGTCTTTTAAGGTTCTTGCCAACACATGGTGAATTCCCGGTTTGCCATTTGCCGTGGGAGGACCTTCGTAAAAAATAAATTGGGGATTGTTTTCCCTAAAATCTATGCTCTTCTTTGCAGTATCATGCTCTTGCCAGTATGTGCGCACACGGGCTTCCAAATCTCGCGGATTTTCTTTTAGGTCTATGCTTTTATACATTGCTCAAATTTTCTTTGCTCTTCCTGTTCTTTTTGGTCCCGGCACGTAGGCAGTTTTTCCTACGGGATGGGATTTTTTGTGATCGTAAGCTTGTTGAGCGGGATGTTCCTCTTCCGCTTCCACTTCTTCATGTTCTTCAAACAATTCGCTGAAGTGTTCTTTCAAATCTTCATGCTCGCTAACGTATTTCTTCCAGTCCACCATTGCCGCATCGAGATCTACACAGCGGGTGCACAATACCAATAGGTTTTGTTCGGTAACCCCTATCCAACCGCGATCGTAGCATTCATCACAGCGTTTTTTCTTACGATGTTCCGCAGCAATTTTCTTTGCTTCTTCCAGATGCTTCTCGTCCAATGTAAACATACGAATCTCCTTTTTGAGATGCCACTTACCAACCTTTTTACCTTTTCTAACGGTAAATTTTGGTCAGTTTGTGCCAATATTTTATACAGCACAATTTTGTAAAAGCTTTTTTTTACAAGAACTACTAAGCTCGGCTTTAGGCTTTTTTCCGGCGCCCTTTTGCGCTGCTTTTAGGTTCCGCTTCGGGTTTTGATTCCGCCTCTTTGGCACTTGATTCTGCCTCAAATTGAATCGGACCTTGGATTATGGATTTTTTCATCTCCACCTTTACAATAGGCTGCAAACGGTGGGTTACAATAAACAAGTTC of Candidatus Cloacimonadota bacterium contains these proteins:
- the ileS gene encoding isoleucine--tRNA ligase, which codes for MYKSIDLKENPRDLEARVRTYWQEHDTAKKSIDFRENNPQFIFYEGPPTANGKPGIHHVLARTLKDVVCRYKTMTGHLVKRKAGWDTHGLPVEIEVEKMLGLEDKQGIIEYGEEAFCAKCRDSVFSYEKLWRHMTELMAYWIDLDNPYITLDNKYIESVWWILNNFFQRDLIYKEYKIVPYCPSCGTPLSSHEVAQGYKDVEDPSVYVRFKAIDEENTYYLAWTTTPWTLISNVALAVHPDEDYVVVVHQDQRLILAKARLEVLDGEYEIISQMKGKDLEHRRYEPLFQFVPVDKPAWFIGCADYVTMSDGTGVVHTAPAFGADDYSLAQKYNLPFVNPVDGEGKFNESVSPWAGLFVKSADKEIIRNLKETGALYRREQIKHNYPHCWRCSSPLIYYARESWYIRTTLFKEQLIAENRKIKWYPSFVGEKRFGEWLENNVDWALSRDRFWGTPLNIWVCDECSAKSSVGSIAELVKRGRKENGEEIDHNIELHRPYIDEIVLKCDKCGSVMHRTPEVIDCWFDSGSMPFAQWHYPFENKEIFDTKLFPADFISEGIDQTRGWFYSMLTISTLLKGKSSYKSCLVNDLILDKKGQKMSKSKGNTVDPIELMDTYGADAIRWYLLEVSPPWVPTRFDEDGVREIQSKFIGTLKNVYSFYATYANIDGFDASKYPYEWEREAEIDSWIISRLHTLTKNIRTHIEIYEFSKAVRAIQDFVIDELSNWYVRRSRRRFWSFELSKDKVEAYRTLHMVLLEVCKLIAPFVPYLAEEIYQGLGGGESVHLESYPQSQAQYIKLGLETDMQTVIDVVSLGRTARGEANIKIRQPLGEMYVPAKLRTSLDKMLDLVQEEVNIHNILYVEEDSNFVQYDLKPQFKVMGPKYGKQMKAIAAYLEQADATEALSAFADNRTFDINLEGSKISLIPEDLLVQIRPQEGYQFAAMKDIFVALDTSLSEVLIREGLARELVNKIQYSRKEQGFEIMDRIIIGYYGDAEIEAAINEYGEFIKSETLADTIQKSADSNLPQVDINGKQVGLMVNKTKAE